A window from Dehalococcoidia bacterium encodes these proteins:
- a CDS encoding plastocyanin/azurin family copper-binding protein, with the protein MRLLIGFGAVSSVVVAALVMLTASAYVERESRAEAATTVNVSTVDYVFAPKVVTIQAGDTVRWLSNNLAGGDISNHTTTSDPGVVPAWHGELPPPGTEYSVTFNTPGTYTYHCEIHPVTMKGTVIVAAPTATRTPTRTATPSITPTATATPVPNANPSVTAQVDPIGGPDPLDVTLDWSASDADLEPLDANINWGDASSESTVVAPPYAPQSSLHTFTAPGSYQITLDVIDGAGVKATVKRTVLVGPDTDGDQVPDAYDNCPLVVNTGQQNADNRLDNGPNLHGDDLTVPNALSDSEGDACETDGDIDNDGLPDADESPLANCGAFDAIVAAHPSPGGGDVTNDDDGDGDPALPMGTDAGDNGPSWDTDNDGVMDGYECGQGANPRDRLSKPVALPDDHLDSDGDGLPNGWERRGWGTSISSTDSDGDGLGDCREAVDVDGNGAVNSTGDFQSVARAVFSSAGATQAFDIDRNGTLNSTGDVIEFARRVFQQQDCV; encoded by the coding sequence ATGCGGCTCTTGATTGGCTTCGGCGCCGTTTCGTCGGTCGTGGTCGCGGCGCTGGTCATGTTGACGGCATCGGCGTATGTCGAGCGCGAGAGCCGCGCCGAAGCGGCGACGACCGTGAACGTGTCAACCGTCGACTACGTGTTCGCGCCAAAGGTCGTGACGATCCAGGCGGGGGACACGGTGCGGTGGCTGAGCAATAATCTGGCGGGCGGCGACATCAGCAACCACACCACGACGTCTGACCCGGGCGTGGTGCCGGCATGGCATGGCGAGCTGCCGCCACCCGGTACGGAGTACAGCGTCACGTTCAACACGCCGGGCACGTACACGTACCACTGCGAGATCCACCCCGTGACGATGAAGGGCACGGTGATCGTCGCGGCGCCGACGGCGACGCGCACGCCGACGAGGACGGCTACGCCGAGCATCACGCCGACGGCGACGGCGACACCGGTTCCGAACGCCAACCCCTCGGTGACGGCGCAGGTGGACCCGATCGGCGGGCCGGACCCGCTCGACGTGACGCTGGACTGGTCCGCTTCGGACGCTGACCTGGAGCCGCTGGACGCGAACATCAACTGGGGTGACGCGAGCAGTGAGTCGACCGTCGTGGCGCCGCCGTACGCGCCGCAGAGCAGCCTTCACACCTTCACGGCGCCGGGCTCGTATCAGATCACGCTTGACGTCATCGACGGGGCAGGCGTCAAGGCGACGGTGAAACGCACGGTGTTGGTGGGGCCGGATACCGACGGGGACCAGGTTCCCGATGCATACGACAACTGCCCGCTGGTGGTGAATACAGGCCAGCAGAACGCGGACAACAGGCTGGACAACGGTCCGAACTTACATGGTGATGATCTCACCGTGCCCAACGCGCTCTCCGATAGCGAGGGCGACGCGTGTGAGACGGACGGAGACATCGATAACGATGGCCTGCCGGATGCCGACGAGAGTCCGCTCGCGAACTGCGGCGCGTTCGACGCCATCGTGGCGGCACATCCTTCGCCGGGGGGCGGCGACGTGACGAACGACGACGACGGGGACGGCGATCCGGCGCTGCCGATGGGCACAGACGCCGGCGACAACGGCCCGTCGTGGGACACGGACAACGACGGCGTCATGGATGGCTACGAGTGCGGGCAGGGGGCGAACCCGCGGGACCGGCTGAGCAAGCCGGTGGCGCTCCCGGACGACCACCTCGACTCGGACGGCGATGGGCTGCCGAACGGGTGGGAGCGCCGGGGCTGGGGCACGAGCATCTCATCGACGGACAGCGACGGTGACGGGCTGGGAGACTGCCGGGAAGCGGTAGACGTCGACGGGAACGGGGCGGTGAACTCGACGGGAGACTTCCAGTCGGTGGCGCGGGCGGTGTTCAGCTCGGCGGGAGCGACGCAGGCGTTCGACATTGACAGGAACGGGACCCTGAACTCCACGGGGGACGTCATCGAGTTCGCGCGCCGGGTGTTCCAGCAGCAGGACTGTGTGTGA